One stretch of Arachis hypogaea cultivar Tifrunner chromosome 20, arahy.Tifrunner.gnm2.J5K5, whole genome shotgun sequence DNA includes these proteins:
- the LOC112783919 gene encoding receptor-like serine/threonine-protein kinase SD1-8 isoform X1 produces MRVFFTRLNSLIIILICFFFIAPSTSFDTLTGTQILTTNQTLLSENQTFVLGFFRGSNTNYYLGIWYNNINPQTIVWVANRDNPIDNSKGYLKIGDNGNFVLLNSSGNPAWSSNQTSAKNPVLQLLETGNLVLKDSEQSNNYLWQSFDYPTDTLLPGMKLGWNFDTGIEKHLTSWKVTGEDPSSGDYTFKLDYRGLPEIFLRTNQTIIYQTGPWNGERFSGVPEMDTDTHSIVFSFSDDAHGAFYSFSIGNASLLSRLTVTSDSDGELQRRTWIESSESWNKFWYKPADQCDHYRECGPYGVCDNNASPVCTCMKGFSPKNPQAWNLRDGSGGCVRNTGLNCSTDKFLHLENMKLPETSSVFINKSMTLDECGSLCKRNCSCTAYANIDIRNGGSGCVMWIGQLFDMNVYHTDGQDLYVRLAAADIGSTSSSKNRRAVLATGITLSALVLVLGVVAICYLRKKRQQSSRGDERNMEDLKLPMFDFDTLTMATNNFSQDNKLGEGGFGIVYRGRLIEGQEIAIKRLSENSGQGINEFKNEIKLIAKLQHRNLVRLLGCCIEKNEKMVVYEYMENRGLDSILFDKSKNLLLNWEKRFNIICGIARGLLYLHQDSRFRIIHRDLKISNILLDIEMNPKISDFGMARIFDKDQTQENTVRIVGTYGYMSPEYIMDGNFSIKSDVYSFGVMVLEIITGKKNRRFSGDNDELNLLENVWRRWHEGTILTLVDSSIGNSYAESEVLRCIHVGLLCVQECAEDRPTMSSVVLMLSSEAALMPRPRNPGFFLRRNHEETSSRNQDKTESVNQVTVTLLNAR; encoded by the exons ATGAGAGTCTTCTTCACTCGCCTTAActccctcatcatcattcttatttGCTTCTTCTTCATCGCTCCATCAACCTCTTTCGATACTTTAACCGGAACACAAATCCTCACAACCAACCAAACCTTGTTGTCAGAAAATCAAACCTTCGTTCTAGGCTTCTTCAGAGGTTCCAACACCAACTATTACCTCGGAATATGGTACAACAACATCAATCCTCAAACAATAGTTTGGGTTGCAAACAGAGACAATCCCATTGACAACTCCAAAGGCTATCTCAAGATCGGAGACAACGGAAACTTTGTCCTTCTCAATTCATCCGGCAACCCCGCATGGTCCTCCAACCAAACCAGCGCCAAGAATCCAGTTCTCCAGCTCCTGGAAACCGGTAACCTTGTTCTCAAAGACTCGGAACAGAGCAATAACTACCTATGGCAGAGCTTCGATTACCCAACAGATACCTTGCTACCTGGGATGAAGTTGGGTTGGAACTTCGACACAGGAATTGAGAAGCACTTAACATCGTGGAAGGTCACAGGTGAAGACCCTTCTTCCGGTGACTACACTTTCAAGCTAGATTACCGCGGTTTACCTGAGATTTTTCTGAGGACAAACCAGACTATCATATACCAAACTGGTCCTTGGAATGGTGAGAGATTCAGCGGGGTTCCAGAGATGGACACCGATACTCATTCCATTGTGTTCAGCTTCTCCGATGACGCGCACGGCGCGTTCTACTCTTTCTCCATCGGGAACGCTTCTTTGTTATCGAGGCTAACGGTGACGTCAGATTCAGACGGAGAACTTCAACGGCGGACGTGGATAGAGAGCAGCGAATCTTGGAACAAGTTCTGGTACAAACCGGCGGATCAATGCGACCATTACAGGGAGTGTGGTCCGTACGGAGTGTGTGACAATAATGCATCGCCGGTTTGCACATGTATGAAAGGGTTCAGCCCTAAGAACCCTCAGGCTTGGAATCTGAGAGATGGATCTGGCGGGTGTGTGAGGAACACGGGTTTGAATTGTTCGACTGACAAGTTCTTGCATCTTGAGAACATGAAGCTGCCGGAGACAAGCAGCGTGTTTATAAATAAGAGTATGACACTTGATGAATGTGGCAGTTTGTGTAAGAGGAATTGTTCATGCACTGCATATGCGAACATTGATATCAGAAACGGAGGAAGTGGCTGTGTTATGTGGATTGGTCAACTCTTTGACATGAATGTCTACCATACAGATGGTCAAGATCTCTATGTCAGATTGGCAGCTGCTGATATAG GATCTACTAGTTCCAGCAAGAATCGTAGAGCTGTTCTAGCTACTGGCATCACACTTAGTGCACTTGTTTTAGTTTTGGGAGTGGTTGCTATTTGTTACTTAAGGAAGAAGAGACAACAAAGTTCTAGAG GTGACGAAAGGAACATGGAAGATCTGAAATTGCCAATGTTTGATTTTGATACCTTAACGATGGCTACAAATAATTTCTCTCAAGATAATAAACTTGGAGAAGGAGGCTTCGGTATTGTTTATAGG GGTAGATTGATTGAAGGTCAAGAAATTGCTATAAAAAGGTTATCAGAAAATTCTGGACAAGgaattaatgaatttaaaaatgaaatcaaattaattgCCAAACTCCAACATCGAAATCTAGTCCGATTACTTGGTTGCTGCATTGAGAAGAATGAGAAGATGGTGGTCTATGAATATATGGAAAATAGAGGACTTGATTCCATTTTGTTTG ACAAATCAAAAAATCTCTTGCTTAATTGGGAGAAGcgttttaatattatatgtggAATAGCTAGAGGACTTCTTTATTTGCATCAAGATTCAAGATTTCGAATTATTCATAGAGATCTCAAGATAAGTAATATATTACTAGATATTGAAATGAATCCAAAGATATCAGACTTTGGAATGGCTAGAATTTTTGACAAAGATCAAACACAAGAAAATACAGTAAGAATTGTTGGAACATA TGGTTATATGTCTCCTGAATATATTATGGATggaaatttttcaataaaatctgATGTTTATAGCTTTGGAGTTATGGTATTGGAAATTATAACTGGGaagaaaaatagaagattttcCGGGGATAACGACGAATTAAATCTTCTGGAAAAT GTTTGGAGGCGTTGGCATGAAGGAACTATATTGACATTGGTTGATTCATCCATTGGCAATTCATATGCAGAATCAGAAGTCTTAAGATGCATACATGTTGGTCTCTTATGTGTCCAAGAATGTGCAGAAGATAGACCAACAATGTCTTCAGTGGTTTTAATGTTGAGTAGTGAAGCTGCATTAATGCCACGTCCTAGAAATCCTGGGTTTTTTCTAAGAAGGAATCATGAAgaaacatcctcaagaaatcaaGACAAAACAGAGAGTGTAAATCAAGTTACTGTCACATTACTAAATGCTAGGTAG
- the LOC112783919 gene encoding receptor-like serine/threonine-protein kinase SD1-8 isoform X2, with protein MRVFFTRLNSLIIILICFFFIAPSTSFDTLTGTQILTTNQTLLSENQTFVLGFFRGSNTNYYLGIWYNNINPQTIVWVANRDNPIDNSKGYLKIGDNGNFVLLNSSGNPAWSSNQTSAKNPVLQLLETGNLVLKDSEQSNNYLWQSFDYPTDTLLPGMKLGWNFDTGIEKHLTSWKVTGEDPSSGDYTFKLDYRGLPEIFLRTNQTIIYQTGPWNGERFSGVPEMDTDTHSIVFSFSDDAHGAFYSFSIGNASLLSRLTVTSDSDGELQRRTWIESSESWNKFWYKPADQCDHYRECGPYGVCDNNASPVCTCMKGFSPKNPQAWNLRDGSGGCVRNTGLNCSTDKFLHLENMKLPETSSVFINKSMTLDECGSLCKRNCSCTAYANIDIRNGGSGCVMWIGQLFDMNVYHTDGQDLYVRLAAADIGSTSSSKNRRAVLATGITLSALVLVLGVVAICYLRKKRQQSSRGDERNMEDLKLPMFDFDTLTMATNNFSQDNKLGEGGFGIVYRGRLIEGQEIAIKRLSENSGQGINEFKNEIKLIAKLQHRNLVRLLGCCIEKNEKMVVYEYMENRGLDSILFDKSKNLLLNWEKRFNIICGIARGLLYLHQDSRFRIIHRDLKISNILLDIEMNPKISDFGMARIFDKDQTQENTWLYVS; from the exons ATGAGAGTCTTCTTCACTCGCCTTAActccctcatcatcattcttatttGCTTCTTCTTCATCGCTCCATCAACCTCTTTCGATACTTTAACCGGAACACAAATCCTCACAACCAACCAAACCTTGTTGTCAGAAAATCAAACCTTCGTTCTAGGCTTCTTCAGAGGTTCCAACACCAACTATTACCTCGGAATATGGTACAACAACATCAATCCTCAAACAATAGTTTGGGTTGCAAACAGAGACAATCCCATTGACAACTCCAAAGGCTATCTCAAGATCGGAGACAACGGAAACTTTGTCCTTCTCAATTCATCCGGCAACCCCGCATGGTCCTCCAACCAAACCAGCGCCAAGAATCCAGTTCTCCAGCTCCTGGAAACCGGTAACCTTGTTCTCAAAGACTCGGAACAGAGCAATAACTACCTATGGCAGAGCTTCGATTACCCAACAGATACCTTGCTACCTGGGATGAAGTTGGGTTGGAACTTCGACACAGGAATTGAGAAGCACTTAACATCGTGGAAGGTCACAGGTGAAGACCCTTCTTCCGGTGACTACACTTTCAAGCTAGATTACCGCGGTTTACCTGAGATTTTTCTGAGGACAAACCAGACTATCATATACCAAACTGGTCCTTGGAATGGTGAGAGATTCAGCGGGGTTCCAGAGATGGACACCGATACTCATTCCATTGTGTTCAGCTTCTCCGATGACGCGCACGGCGCGTTCTACTCTTTCTCCATCGGGAACGCTTCTTTGTTATCGAGGCTAACGGTGACGTCAGATTCAGACGGAGAACTTCAACGGCGGACGTGGATAGAGAGCAGCGAATCTTGGAACAAGTTCTGGTACAAACCGGCGGATCAATGCGACCATTACAGGGAGTGTGGTCCGTACGGAGTGTGTGACAATAATGCATCGCCGGTTTGCACATGTATGAAAGGGTTCAGCCCTAAGAACCCTCAGGCTTGGAATCTGAGAGATGGATCTGGCGGGTGTGTGAGGAACACGGGTTTGAATTGTTCGACTGACAAGTTCTTGCATCTTGAGAACATGAAGCTGCCGGAGACAAGCAGCGTGTTTATAAATAAGAGTATGACACTTGATGAATGTGGCAGTTTGTGTAAGAGGAATTGTTCATGCACTGCATATGCGAACATTGATATCAGAAACGGAGGAAGTGGCTGTGTTATGTGGATTGGTCAACTCTTTGACATGAATGTCTACCATACAGATGGTCAAGATCTCTATGTCAGATTGGCAGCTGCTGATATAG GATCTACTAGTTCCAGCAAGAATCGTAGAGCTGTTCTAGCTACTGGCATCACACTTAGTGCACTTGTTTTAGTTTTGGGAGTGGTTGCTATTTGTTACTTAAGGAAGAAGAGACAACAAAGTTCTAGAG GTGACGAAAGGAACATGGAAGATCTGAAATTGCCAATGTTTGATTTTGATACCTTAACGATGGCTACAAATAATTTCTCTCAAGATAATAAACTTGGAGAAGGAGGCTTCGGTATTGTTTATAGG GGTAGATTGATTGAAGGTCAAGAAATTGCTATAAAAAGGTTATCAGAAAATTCTGGACAAGgaattaatgaatttaaaaatgaaatcaaattaattgCCAAACTCCAACATCGAAATCTAGTCCGATTACTTGGTTGCTGCATTGAGAAGAATGAGAAGATGGTGGTCTATGAATATATGGAAAATAGAGGACTTGATTCCATTTTGTTTG ACAAATCAAAAAATCTCTTGCTTAATTGGGAGAAGcgttttaatattatatgtggAATAGCTAGAGGACTTCTTTATTTGCATCAAGATTCAAGATTTCGAATTATTCATAGAGATCTCAAGATAAGTAATATATTACTAGATATTGAAATGAATCCAAAGATATCAGACTTTGGAATGGCTAGAATTTTTGACAAAGATCAAACACAAGAAAATACA TGGTTATATGTCTCCTGA